The Streptomyces sp. NBC_01775 genome includes a region encoding these proteins:
- a CDS encoding succinic semialdehyde dehydrogenase, which produces MTDSQDSTGPATAPETGPATGQEADSATTHETGRTRRPSGNPVAPAPSGVRTAADVVTPSLVASLSRGVTGSGKTSSHTPFTGEVLAELPESAPEDVASAFETARAAQRAWAATPVRQRAAVLLRFHDLVLSRQSEVLDLIQLETGKARLHAHEEVQAVAVAARHYGRKAASYLRPKRHTGAIPVLTKVIELRHPRGVVGQIAPWNYPFELSVGDALPAFVAGNAVVMKPDTETALTALWARRLMVEAGLPENVWQVVLGDGPVVGPEVADRGDYVSFTGSTRTGREVAQRAAARLVGCSLELGGKNAMLVLPDADLDKAAAGAVRGAFSSAGQLCISIERLYVHESVADAFLERFVARTRAMRLGASLAYGADMGSLVSQRQLDTVTRHVEDAVAKGATVLTGGCPRPDIGPLFYEPTVLEGVETPMAVCGEETFGPVVSVYRFSDVDEAVELANASPYGLNSSVWGTNGRQAREVAARLRTGTVNINEGYASAYGSAQAPMGGMGDSGLGRRHGSEGILKYTEPQTVAHQRVLPMAPSLGMDDEKYAAFMSRSLKALKTLRLR; this is translated from the coding sequence ATGACGGACTCGCAGGACAGCACCGGCCCCGCCACCGCCCCGGAGACGGGCCCTGCCACCGGGCAGGAGGCGGACTCCGCCACCACGCACGAGACGGGCCGCACCCGCCGCCCCTCCGGCAACCCCGTCGCCCCCGCGCCCTCGGGGGTACGCACGGCGGCGGACGTGGTCACCCCGTCCCTCGTCGCCTCGCTCTCCCGGGGCGTCACGGGAAGCGGCAAGACCAGCAGCCACACCCCCTTCACCGGGGAGGTGCTGGCCGAGCTGCCCGAGTCCGCACCGGAGGATGTCGCGTCGGCCTTCGAGACGGCGCGCGCCGCCCAGCGTGCCTGGGCCGCCACCCCCGTCCGTCAGCGGGCTGCCGTGCTGCTGCGCTTCCACGACCTGGTGCTCAGCCGCCAGTCGGAGGTCCTCGACCTCATCCAGCTGGAGACCGGCAAGGCCCGCCTCCACGCCCACGAGGAGGTGCAGGCGGTCGCCGTCGCCGCCCGCCACTACGGCCGCAAGGCCGCCTCGTATCTGCGCCCCAAGCGCCACACGGGCGCCATCCCGGTGCTGACCAAGGTCATCGAGCTGCGCCACCCGCGCGGCGTCGTCGGGCAGATCGCGCCCTGGAACTACCCGTTCGAGCTGTCGGTGGGAGACGCGCTGCCCGCCTTCGTCGCCGGCAACGCGGTGGTGATGAAGCCGGACACCGAGACGGCGCTGACCGCGCTGTGGGCCCGGCGGCTGATGGTCGAGGCGGGGCTGCCCGAGAACGTGTGGCAGGTCGTCCTCGGCGACGGTCCCGTGGTCGGCCCCGAGGTGGCCGACCGGGGCGACTACGTCTCCTTCACCGGCTCCACCCGCACCGGCCGCGAGGTCGCCCAGCGTGCCGCCGCCCGGCTGGTGGGGTGCTCGCTGGAGCTGGGCGGCAAGAACGCGATGCTCGTCCTCCCGGACGCCGACCTCGACAAGGCGGCGGCGGGCGCCGTACGCGGGGCCTTCTCCTCCGCCGGGCAGCTGTGCATCTCCATCGAGCGGCTCTACGTTCACGAGTCGGTGGCCGACGCCTTCCTGGAGCGCTTCGTGGCCCGTACCCGCGCCATGCGGCTGGGCGCCTCGCTCGCCTACGGCGCCGACATGGGCTCGCTGGTCTCCCAGCGCCAGCTGGACACCGTCACCCGGCATGTCGAGGACGCCGTCGCCAAGGGCGCCACGGTGCTCACCGGCGGCTGTCCGCGCCCGGACATCGGGCCGCTCTTCTACGAGCCCACCGTGCTGGAGGGCGTAGAGACGCCGATGGCCGTCTGCGGCGAGGAGACCTTCGGGCCGGTCGTGTCCGTCTACCGCTTCTCGGACGTGGACGAGGCGGTCGAGCTGGCCAACGCCTCGCCCTACGGCCTCAACTCCAGCGTGTGGGGCACCAACGGCAGGCAGGCGCGGGAGGTCGCGGCCCGGCTGCGCACCGGCACGGTCAACATCAACGAGGGCTACGCCTCCGCCTACGGCAGCGCGCAGGCCCCGATGGGCGGCATGGGGGACTCGGGCCTGGGCCGTCGGCACGGCTCCGAGGGCATCTTGAAGTACACCGAGCCGCAGACCGTCGCCCACCAGCGGGTGCTGCCCATGGCGCCGTCGCTGGGGATGGACGACGAGAAGTACGCCGCCTTCATGTCCCGCTCCCTCAAGGCACTCAAGACGCTGCGTCTGCGCTGA